A genome region from Flavobacterium sp. CFS9 includes the following:
- a CDS encoding serine O-acetyltransferase, translating to MTKDSIIQNLKALKSHSSINYGIKTKTEDFTEKLFYTLFDSNAALDESIKELEIRFKEIAVLACKKSENSCDAMWDRFLEKLPGVLEKLNQDAEYILENDPASNSIDEVYLGYPGFYAIAIYRLSHELYRLDLLLFSRLMSEYAHRITGTDIHAGAEIASPFFIDHATGIVIGETTVIKKHVKIYQGVTLGALSVSKEMKNAKRHPTVEANVCIYANATILGGETIIGKNSIVGGNAWITKSIPEDSIVLNTTTTEVKIKEKK from the coding sequence TTGACAAAAGATTCCATCATACAAAACCTAAAAGCTTTAAAAAGTCATTCAAGCATAAATTATGGCATCAAAACCAAAACAGAAGATTTTACCGAAAAGCTTTTTTACACTCTCTTTGATTCAAATGCAGCTTTAGACGAAAGTATCAAAGAACTGGAGATTCGTTTTAAAGAAATTGCTGTTCTGGCCTGCAAAAAATCTGAAAATTCGTGTGATGCGATGTGGGATCGCTTTTTGGAAAAATTGCCCGGAGTTCTGGAAAAACTAAATCAGGACGCCGAATACATTCTTGAAAACGATCCGGCATCGAACAGCATCGACGAAGTTTATTTGGGATATCCCGGATTTTACGCGATCGCCATTTACCGATTAAGTCACGAATTGTATCGTCTGGATCTCTTACTTTTCTCAAGATTGATGAGTGAGTACGCGCATCGAATTACCGGAACTGACATTCATGCCGGGGCTGAGATTGCCTCTCCCTTTTTTATCGATCACGCTACAGGGATTGTAATTGGAGAAACTACTGTGATTAAAAAACACGTGAAAATCTATCAAGGTGTTACTTTAGGCGCTCTGAGCGTTAGCAAAGAAATGAAAAACGCCAAAAGACATCCGACTGTAGAAGCAAACGTTTGTATTTATGCCAATGCTACGATTTTGGGAGGTGAAACTATCATTGGTAAAAACAGTATTGTAGGCGGAAATGCATGGATCACTAAATCTATCCCCGAAGATTCAATCGTTTTAAACACCACTACAACTGAAGTTAAAATAAAAGAAAAAAAATAA
- a CDS encoding DUF1003 domain-containing protein, with protein sequence MKNNSTFKSAISDISFPESDKIYGKSIHDPILGLIIKDHPSFSDEDCIAVKELNEYRQRYISNYLSTEIGVLSDLEQSVLSSLKEDKSIVSIAEDEPETRNLGQKVADQVADFGGSWTFIISFMIFIIVWIGTNVYILVNKGFDPYPFILLNLILSCIAALQAPVIMMSQNRQEEKDRNRAKKDYMINLKSELEIRMIHDKIDHLIMHQQQELIEIQKVQIEMMNDILDKIKK encoded by the coding sequence ATGAAAAATAACTCCACTTTTAAAAGCGCTATTTCTGATATTTCCTTTCCTGAAAGCGATAAAATTTATGGAAAATCGATACATGACCCTATTTTAGGATTGATTATTAAAGATCATCCCTCTTTTAGCGATGAGGATTGTATTGCTGTGAAAGAATTGAATGAATACCGTCAAAGATATATATCGAACTATTTGTCAACGGAAATCGGAGTGCTTTCAGATCTCGAACAAAGCGTTCTTTCTTCGTTAAAAGAAGACAAATCAATTGTTAGTATTGCGGAAGACGAGCCGGAAACCAGAAATTTAGGTCAGAAGGTAGCAGATCAGGTGGCAGATTTTGGCGGAAGCTGGACGTTTATTATTTCTTTTATGATTTTTATTATCGTGTGGATCGGCACGAATGTTTATATTTTGGTCAACAAAGGTTTTGACCCTTATCCGTTTATTTTGCTCAATTTGATTTTGTCTTGTATTGCTGCATTGCAGGCGCCGGTCATTATGATGAGTCAGAATCGCCAGGAAGAGAAGGATCGAAATCGAGCTAAAAAAGATTATATGATCAACCTTAAATCGGAATTAGAGATCAGAATGATTCATGATAAAATCGATCATTTGATCATGCATCAGCAACAGGAATTGATCGAAATTCAAAAAGTTCAAATCGAAATGATGAATGATATTTTAGATAAGATCAAGAAATGA
- a CDS encoding Smr/MutS family protein, with product MLTKGDKVSVLDEAINGTVVSVKNKEVLIETEDGFMMTFFVNELLKVQDSSNLMNSIKRIDLDEITKEKTEPKPRSFVKEKKDKREISAPEFDLHIEKLVPNKRGMSNYDILTLQTETAKRHIEFAIRNRIPKIVFIHGVGEGILKAELDFLLGRYDGIDFQDANYQKYGLGATEVYFRQNQK from the coding sequence ATGTTGACTAAAGGAGATAAGGTTTCGGTCTTAGACGAAGCGATAAACGGGACAGTAGTTTCGGTGAAAAACAAGGAAGTTTTGATCGAAACTGAGGATGGATTTATGATGACATTTTTTGTCAATGAATTACTTAAAGTGCAAGATTCCAGTAATTTAATGAATTCAATTAAAAGAATTGATTTAGATGAGATTACAAAAGAGAAAACCGAGCCAAAACCGCGAAGTTTTGTGAAAGAAAAGAAAGATAAACGTGAGATTTCGGCTCCTGAGTTTGATTTACATATCGAAAAACTGGTTCCAAATAAACGCGGAATGTCTAACTATGATATTTTGACTTTACAGACGGAAACAGCAAAAAGACATATTGAATTTGCGATCAGAAATCGTATTCCTAAAATTGTTTTTATTCATGGCGTTGGTGAAGGAATTCTAAAAGCGGAACTTGATTTTTTATTGGGTCGTTACGACGGAATAGATTTTCAGGATGCTAATTATCAAAAATACGGCTTAGGTGCGACAGAAGTTTATTTTAGACAAAATCAGAAATAG
- a CDS encoding cysteine desulfurase family protein, giving the protein MKKVYLDNASTTAMRPEVIQEMIKVMTEDFGNPSSTHSFGRNGKTILELSRKSIAKYLNCTAQEIIFTSGGTEADNWILRSAVEDLKAERIITTRIEHHAVLHTAQVLESEYNVQLDYVNVNPDGSIDLTHLSNLLAEDKKTIVSLMHVNNETGAVLDLERVGVICKQYNALFHSDTVQSVGKTEIDLQKIPVDFIVASAHKFHGPKGVGFAFVRKNSGLQPLIFGGEQEKGLRAGTEAVHQIAGMAKALSLSYENLDAERNYISGLRSYLIEQLETHFPGFRINGKKDDFYNIINVILPFSADKTSMLLFSLDMKGIAVSRGSACQSGSVKPSHVLKEMLSEADLKLPNLRISFSHFNTKEDIDWLIESLKGV; this is encoded by the coding sequence ATGAAAAAAGTATACCTCGATAACGCCTCTACAACCGCAATGCGCCCTGAAGTGATTCAGGAAATGATAAAAGTGATGACCGAAGATTTTGGAAATCCGTCTTCTACACACAGTTTTGGAAGAAATGGAAAGACTATTTTAGAGCTTTCCAGAAAGAGTATTGCGAAGTATTTAAATTGTACAGCACAGGAGATTATTTTCACCTCAGGAGGAACTGAGGCTGACAATTGGATCCTTCGTTCGGCAGTGGAAGATCTTAAAGCAGAACGCATTATTACAACCAGAATTGAGCATCATGCAGTGTTGCATACTGCACAGGTTCTGGAGTCAGAATACAATGTTCAGTTAGATTACGTAAATGTAAATCCCGACGGAAGTATCGATTTAACTCATCTGTCGAATTTACTAGCTGAAGACAAAAAGACAATTGTCAGTCTGATGCATGTAAACAACGAAACCGGAGCTGTTTTGGATCTGGAAAGAGTTGGTGTAATTTGTAAGCAGTATAATGCATTGTTTCATTCGGATACTGTTCAGTCTGTTGGGAAAACTGAGATCGATCTGCAAAAAATCCCCGTTGATTTTATTGTAGCAAGTGCGCATAAATTTCACGGTCCAAAAGGAGTCGGGTTTGCATTTGTTCGAAAAAATTCAGGATTACAGCCTTTGATTTTTGGAGGAGAGCAGGAAAAAGGTCTGCGTGCCGGTACAGAAGCCGTGCATCAGATTGCCGGAATGGCGAAAGCTTTGTCTCTTTCATATGAGAATTTAGACGCTGAAAGAAACTATATTTCAGGCTTGAGAAGTTATCTTATTGAGCAGCTGGAAACTCATTTTCCGGGTTTCAGAATCAATGGGAAAAAGGATGATTTTTATAACATCATCAATGTTATTCTGCCGTTTTCAGCAGATAAAACTTCGATGCTTTTATTTAGTTTAGACATGAAAGGAATTGCAGTTTCCAGAGGCAGTGCCTGTCAGTCCGGGAGTGTGAAACCATCACATGTCTTGAAAGAAATGCTTTCGGAGGCTGATTTAAAACTACCAAATCTCCGAATTTCATTTAGTCATTTCAATACCAAGGAAGATATTGACTGGTTGATTGAGAGTTTAAAAGGTGTTTAA
- a CDS encoding L-threonylcarbamoyladenylate synthase, with protein MNEEIIKAYEVIKEGGIILYPTDTVWGIGCDATNPEAVAKIYKLKQRAETQSMIVLMNGEKMMYNVFKNIPEVAWQILDLSEKPTTLILDEPRNVAPNIIAADNSLAVRLVKEPFCFKLLERMKKPLVSTSANISGQPTPIGFKDINPEIVNGVDYVVNLYHDRIAGKPSTIIKLTNDSQVKVIRK; from the coding sequence ATGAACGAAGAAATAATCAAAGCGTACGAGGTCATAAAAGAAGGAGGAATCATTCTCTACCCTACTGATACGGTTTGGGGAATTGGCTGTGACGCAACAAATCCTGAGGCTGTTGCCAAAATATACAAACTCAAACAGCGTGCTGAAACACAAAGCATGATTGTATTGATGAATGGTGAAAAAATGATGTACAATGTATTTAAAAACATCCCTGAAGTAGCCTGGCAAATTTTAGACTTATCCGAAAAACCAACCACCTTAATTTTGGATGAACCACGCAATGTTGCTCCAAATATCATCGCTGCCGACAATTCGCTTGCTGTTCGTCTGGTAAAAGAACCATTCTGTTTTAAATTATTGGAACGAATGAAAAAACCATTAGTTTCGACTTCAGCTAATATTTCTGGACAACCTACTCCTATTGGCTTCAAAGACATCAATCCGGAAATTGTAAATGGTGTAGACTATGTAGTAAACCTGTATCACGACAGAATTGCCGGAAAACCATCAACCATTATAAAGCTCACTAATGATTCACAGGTAAAAGTGATTCGTAAATAA
- a CDS encoding DUF4422 domain-containing protein: MIKIFIVTHKENPVLSNDVLVPIQVGTNPSITDTILRDNTQDNIGNKNSNYCELTAAYWIWKNEKEADYVGICHYRRYLNFYNDWYNLKPSAQKKIKNEDFKKTKLFNTSSEKLEKKIASILSEYDVILCRPYKFKKGSLTDNYCEEHRKEDWDLTKQIILEKYPEYKDSITQFLDEGTLFHMGNMMVSSKEKFDSYYAWLFSILFELESRITIPEDAYQARIFGFISERLINLYMYHHKFKIKGIPSYRIIDL, translated from the coding sequence ATGATTAAGATTTTTATCGTAACTCATAAAGAAAACCCTGTATTATCTAATGATGTTTTGGTTCCGATTCAGGTGGGAACAAATCCATCAATCACTGATACTATCTTAAGAGACAATACACAGGACAATATTGGAAACAAAAACAGTAATTACTGTGAATTGACAGCTGCTTACTGGATTTGGAAAAACGAAAAAGAAGCTGATTACGTAGGGATTTGTCATTACAGAAGATATCTCAACTTTTACAACGACTGGTACAATTTAAAACCTTCGGCACAGAAAAAAATCAAAAACGAAGATTTCAAAAAGACCAAGCTATTCAATACCTCTTCTGAAAAACTGGAAAAAAAAATAGCTTCTATTCTTTCAGAATACGACGTAATTCTATGCCGTCCTTATAAGTTCAAAAAAGGATCTTTGACTGATAACTACTGTGAGGAACACCGAAAAGAGGACTGGGATCTAACCAAACAGATCATTTTGGAGAAATATCCGGAATATAAAGACAGTATTACCCAATTTTTGGATGAAGGAACCCTTTTCCACATGGGAAATATGATGGTTAGCTCAAAAGAAAAATTCGACAGCTATTATGCCTGGCTTTTCTCCATTTTATTTGAATTAGAATCCCGAATTACGATCCCGGAAGATGCTTATCAGGCCCGAATTTTTGGTTTTATTTCAGAAAGACTAATCAATCTTTACATGTATCACCATAAGTTTAAAATCAAAGGAATTCCATCATACAGAATAATTGACTTGTAA
- the glf gene encoding UDP-galactopyranose mutase, with protein MKKQYDYLIIGSGLYGSVFAHEAKKAGKKCLVIDKRDHIGGNIYCENIEGINVHKYGAHIFHTNDKAIWDYVNQFVEFNNFTNSPMSLSKGKMYNLPFNMNTFYQLWGTKTPQEAKAKIEEQVAAYGVKDPKNLEEQALSLVGKDIYDYFIKEYTEKQWGRKATELPAFIIKRLPVRFTFDNNYFNDTYQGIPIGGYNKLIDKLLDGIEVVTNTNYFSDRAKFDGLADKIVYSGKIDEYFDYKLGVLEYRSLQFENEVLDTDNFQGNAVVNYNDASYPFTRIIEHKHFEFGKQSKTVITKEYPCEWNPSNEAFYPINDAKNQALFEEYKKLSLEEKNVIFGGRLSEYRYYDMHQIIAIALKRSKTELNND; from the coding sequence ATGAAAAAGCAATATGACTATTTAATAATTGGATCAGGTCTTTACGGCAGTGTGTTCGCTCATGAAGCAAAAAAAGCAGGCAAAAAATGTCTGGTAATTGACAAAAGAGACCATATAGGAGGAAATATATATTGTGAAAATATCGAAGGGATTAATGTTCATAAATATGGTGCACATATTTTTCATACCAACGATAAAGCGATATGGGATTATGTGAATCAATTTGTTGAATTCAATAACTTTACCAACTCTCCGATGTCACTCTCTAAAGGTAAAATGTACAATTTACCTTTTAACATGAATACTTTCTACCAGCTTTGGGGAACAAAAACACCTCAGGAAGCCAAAGCAAAAATAGAAGAACAAGTAGCAGCTTACGGAGTAAAAGACCCGAAAAATCTGGAAGAACAAGCATTAAGTCTTGTCGGTAAAGACATCTACGATTATTTTATAAAAGAATATACTGAAAAACAGTGGGGAAGAAAAGCCACTGAATTACCTGCTTTTATCATCAAAAGACTTCCGGTTAGATTCACTTTTGACAATAACTATTTTAACGACACTTATCAGGGAATCCCTATTGGCGGTTACAATAAATTAATTGACAAATTATTAGACGGAATTGAAGTGGTAACCAATACCAATTACTTTTCAGACCGGGCGAAATTTGACGGACTTGCTGATAAAATTGTGTATTCCGGAAAGATTGACGAATATTTCGATTACAAATTAGGGGTTCTGGAATACAGATCTCTACAATTTGAAAATGAAGTTCTCGATACAGACAATTTCCAAGGAAATGCTGTTGTTAATTACAACGACGCCAGTTACCCTTTTACCAGAATAATTGAGCACAAACATTTTGAATTTGGCAAACAAAGCAAAACTGTTATTACAAAAGAATATCCATGCGAATGGAACCCTTCTAATGAAGCGTTTTATCCTATAAACGATGCTAAAAACCAAGCCTTGTTTGAAGAGTACAAAAAACTGTCTTTAGAAGAAAAGAATGTAATATTTGGAGGAAGATTATCAGAATACAGATATTACGACATGCATCAAATAATCGCAATAGCTTTAAAAAGATCTAAAACAGAACTGAATAATGATTAA
- a CDS encoding Kdo domain containing protein, translating to MISKFRFSTAVKSSRDILTFIKDFNTSGELFGNGDRNVIKLFDLEGKKVNIKSFKIPNLINKVAYRYFRKSKARRSYEYATILLERGIGTPQPIAFLENFNFVGLRDSYYASEHLTTDLTYRELVEIPDYPDHDNILRQFTRFSFGLHEKGIEFLDHSPGNTLIKKKQDGNYEFFLVDLNRMEFHESMPFEMRMKNLCRLTPVKDMVAVMSNEYAKFYKEESEQKIFETLWKYTADFQEKFYRKKRLKKKLKFWKK from the coding sequence ATGATCTCAAAATTTAGATTTTCAACAGCGGTAAAAAGTTCCAGAGACATTCTGACTTTTATCAAAGATTTTAATACTTCAGGCGAGTTGTTTGGAAATGGAGACCGAAATGTTATTAAGTTGTTTGATCTCGAGGGAAAAAAAGTCAACATTAAATCCTTTAAAATTCCGAATTTAATTAACAAAGTAGCTTACCGCTATTTTAGAAAATCAAAGGCAAGACGTTCGTACGAATACGCTACAATTTTGTTGGAAAGAGGCATTGGAACTCCACAGCCCATAGCGTTTTTGGAAAATTTTAATTTTGTAGGTCTGAGAGACAGTTACTATGCAAGTGAGCATCTGACAACTGATTTAACGTATAGAGAACTTGTAGAAATTCCGGACTATCCCGATCATGATAATATACTGAGACAGTTTACCCGATTTAGTTTTGGCCTTCATGAAAAAGGAATTGAATTTTTGGATCACTCACCGGGAAACACATTGATTAAAAAGAAACAGGACGGAAATTATGAATTCTTTTTGGTCGATTTAAACCGAATGGAATTTCATGAATCAATGCCTTTTGAAATGCGTATGAAAAACCTGTGCCGTCTGACTCCGGTAAAAGATATGGTGGCGGTGATGAGTAACGAATATGCAAAGTTTTATAAAGAAGAATCCGAGCAAAAAATATTTGAAACTTTGTGGAAATATACTGCTGATTTTCAAGAGAAGTTTTACAGAAAAAAGCGCTTAAAAAAGAAGCTTAAGTTCTGGAAGAAGTAA
- a CDS encoding glycosyltransferase family 2 protein has translation MSEELMNTADREKLSVLIITLNEEQHIKSLLEDIDFADEIIVVDSYSTDRTLSIIESFKNVKVIQNPFVNYTSQRNFAIDQAKNDWILFIDADERLTPELKLEIAATINQKDTASAYFIYRTFMFKNRKLHFSGWQTDKIFRLFNKTHCRYNQDRMVHEKLIVNGPIATLKNKIIHFSYTSYADYKAKMYSYGVLKANEKQKKGQKPSRLLMIFHPVYTFLYQFLVRLGILDGAKGITICYLNAYSVFVRYKELFRITSSRT, from the coding sequence ATGAGTGAAGAACTTATGAATACTGCTGACAGGGAAAAATTGTCCGTTTTGATTATTACGCTTAATGAAGAACAGCATATAAAATCATTACTGGAAGATATCGATTTTGCCGATGAAATCATTGTGGTAGATTCATACAGTACCGATCGAACGCTGAGCATAATTGAATCTTTCAAAAATGTAAAAGTAATCCAGAATCCGTTCGTCAATTACACTTCACAACGTAATTTTGCAATTGATCAGGCAAAAAACGACTGGATCTTATTCATCGATGCTGATGAAAGATTAACTCCGGAACTAAAGCTGGAAATTGCAGCCACCATCAATCAAAAAGATACGGCAAGTGCCTATTTCATTTACAGAACTTTCATGTTCAAAAACCGTAAACTTCATTTTAGCGGCTGGCAAACGGATAAAATTTTCAGACTTTTTAATAAAACGCACTGTCGATACAATCAGGACAGAATGGTACACGAAAAACTGATCGTGAACGGGCCGATTGCAACTTTAAAAAATAAGATCATTCATTTCTCGTACACTTCTTATGCTGACTACAAAGCAAAAATGTACAGTTACGGAGTTTTAAAGGCCAATGAAAAACAAAAAAAAGGACAGAAACCATCACGTTTATTGATGATTTTCCATCCTGTTTATACTTTTTTGTATCAGTTTTTAGTTCGTTTGGGCATTTTAGACGGAGCCAAAGGAATCACGATATGTTATCTAAATGCTTACAGCGTTTTTGTTCGCTATAAAGAGCTTTTCCGAATTACTTCTTCCAGAACTTAA
- a CDS encoding glycosyltransferase family 9 protein, giving the protein MRILVIQQKRIGDVLTSTIICNNLKTKYPDSVIDYMCYPNSVDVLKENKNIDNVIPLSNKVRKSTPSLFKFIFQIRRNKYDAVIDVYSKLETNLITLFSGAKYKVSYRKWYTKIFYNYTYERLDAVESEHGLAIENRLMLLKPFISEKITDVKPKIFLKESEIDDAKKLLKSYQVDTEKPLIMFGILGSEVYKTYPLEGMAKIIDFTVAKTNATIIFNYIPDQKEQALEVYNHCSAETKKHIVFDLYCTELRPFLALLSQCEMLIGNEGGAVNMAKALEIPTFSIFTPSVRKETWQIFENEAKNFSIHLKDLKPEIYKQHTEQYIKEHTFQYYDEYPLPLMLEKLDTYFQEYKN; this is encoded by the coding sequence ATGAGAATATTAGTCATTCAGCAAAAAAGAATTGGAGATGTATTAACGAGCACTATAATCTGTAATAATCTAAAAACCAAATATCCGGATTCGGTTATCGATTATATGTGTTATCCAAATTCTGTGGATGTACTAAAAGAGAACAAGAATATTGATAACGTTATTCCTTTATCCAACAAGGTTCGAAAATCAACTCCTTCTCTGTTTAAATTTATTTTTCAAATTCGACGTAATAAATACGATGCCGTTATTGATGTTTATTCTAAGCTGGAAACTAATCTAATTACGTTGTTTTCGGGTGCAAAATATAAGGTTTCGTATCGTAAATGGTACACCAAAATATTCTACAATTACACTTATGAACGCTTAGATGCCGTAGAATCAGAACACGGATTGGCTATCGAAAATCGTTTGATGCTTCTAAAACCGTTCATTTCTGAAAAGATTACGGATGTAAAACCAAAAATCTTTTTAAAAGAATCTGAAATTGATGATGCAAAAAAGCTTCTAAAAAGCTATCAGGTCGATACGGAAAAGCCATTAATCATGTTTGGAATTCTGGGAAGCGAAGTTTATAAGACATATCCTTTGGAAGGAATGGCCAAAATTATCGATTTCACAGTTGCTAAAACCAATGCTACTATTATTTTCAATTATATCCCGGATCAAAAAGAACAGGCTCTCGAAGTATACAACCATTGCAGTGCCGAAACTAAAAAACACATCGTTTTTGATTTGTACTGTACTGAACTAAGACCTTTTCTGGCTTTACTTTCACAATGCGAAATGCTGATTGGAAATGAAGGCGGAGCTGTAAATATGGCTAAAGCACTTGAAATTCCAACCTTCTCCATATTCACACCATCTGTTAGAAAAGAGACCTGGCAAATATTTGAAAATGAAGCCAAAAACTTCTCCATTCACTTAAAAGATCTAAAACCGGAAATATACAAGCAACACACCGAACAATATATAAAGGAGCATACTTTTCAATACTACGATGAGTATCCTTTACCTTTAATGCTTGAAAAACTGGATACTTATTTTCAGGAGTATAAAAATTGA
- a CDS encoding glycosyltransferase family 2 protein — protein MQISGLVITFNEEKNIGKCIDALLKVCDEVIVVDSFSKDRTVEIAKEKGAIVVEQAFLGDGPQRTHGLPYCKNDWILNLDADEFLDKDAEKFITDKKYLEGNYDAFSFRVKNFLADKLINFSGWYPDHKVRFFNKQTAHPSDSKVHQKIITQNEKKVAVHILHYGWDSLDQIIAKKNQYSGWHAQQLFDQGERISAIKPVINGAVAFIRCYFFKKGIFNGIDGLSIAMIQSFFSYMKYAKLLKLQKRLK, from the coding sequence ATGCAGATAAGTGGTCTTGTTATTACTTTCAATGAAGAGAAAAATATCGGTAAATGTATAGATGCTTTACTAAAAGTGTGTGATGAAGTAATTGTAGTAGATTCGTTCAGTAAAGACCGAACTGTTGAAATTGCCAAAGAAAAAGGAGCAATTGTTGTAGAACAAGCTTTTTTAGGTGATGGTCCGCAACGCACTCATGGTTTGCCATATTGCAAAAATGACTGGATTTTAAATCTTGATGCTGATGAGTTTCTGGATAAAGATGCAGAAAAATTTATAACAGATAAAAAGTACCTTGAGGGAAATTATGATGCTTTTAGTTTCAGAGTAAAAAACTTTTTAGCCGATAAACTTATCAATTTTTCAGGATGGTATCCGGACCATAAAGTTCGTTTTTTCAATAAACAGACAGCGCATCCTTCTGATTCTAAGGTGCATCAGAAAATAATCACTCAAAACGAGAAGAAAGTTGCCGTGCACATCCTGCACTACGGTTGGGATTCTTTAGATCAAATTATTGCAAAAAAGAATCAATATTCCGGTTGGCATGCACAGCAATTGTTTGACCAGGGGGAAAGAATATCGGCAATTAAGCCAGTTATCAATGGAGCAGTTGCGTTTATCAGATGTTACTTTTTTAAGAAAGGTATTTTTAATGGTATAGACGGTTTGTCGATAGCCATGATTCAGAGTTTCTTTTCTTATATGAAATATGCTAAGCTTTTAAAACTTCAAAAGAGGCTAAAATAA
- a CDS encoding polysaccharide deacetylase family protein, whose protein sequence is MSKLPILMYHNVVEDEAKSVNLSVSIAKLESQFKFLHDNNYTTFHFKDLKNLKELPTKSVIITFDDVTVCQLLYAVPLLEKYQLKASFFIPFSYVGNFDYWIEGKEKIMSVEQLKGLNPDLIELGYHSFEHKRYSSLSKEELEADFAKSNAFILDNQLDIKPVLAYPFGNYAKKHSEFAVFENMMRDNGIKYGLRIGNRVNNFPFKNNYLVKRIDIKGEDSLFRFKLKLKIGKLKLF, encoded by the coding sequence ATGTCAAAGCTGCCCATTTTAATGTATCATAATGTTGTAGAAGACGAAGCAAAGTCTGTAAATCTAAGTGTTTCTATAGCAAAGTTAGAATCACAATTTAAATTTTTACACGATAACAATTACACGACATTTCATTTTAAAGATTTAAAAAATTTAAAAGAACTTCCTACCAAAAGCGTTATAATCACTTTTGACGATGTTACCGTGTGCCAACTGTTGTATGCGGTGCCTTTGCTTGAAAAATACCAATTAAAAGCCTCTTTTTTTATACCATTTTCTTATGTTGGTAATTTCGATTACTGGATCGAAGGAAAAGAAAAAATTATGAGTGTCGAACAGTTAAAAGGATTAAACCCTGATCTTATTGAACTAGGGTATCACTCTTTTGAACATAAAAGATACAGTTCGTTGTCTAAAGAAGAGTTAGAAGCTGATTTTGCGAAATCTAATGCCTTTATTTTGGATAATCAATTAGATATAAAACCTGTCCTGGCATATCCTTTCGGGAATTATGCCAAGAAACATTCTGAGTTTGCTGTTTTTGAAAATATGATGCGTGATAACGGTATTAAGTACGGTTTGAGAATAGGCAACAGAGTAAATAATTTTCCCTTTAAAAATAACTATTTGGTAAAGAGAATAGACATAAAAGGTGAAGATAGTTTGTTTAGATTTAAATTAAAATTGAAAATAGGTAAGCTTAAATTATTTTAA
- a CDS encoding glycosyltransferase family 2 protein gives MEISGLVITYNEEKNIGKCIDALFRVCNEVIVVDSLSTDNTVKIAEEKGAKVVLQSFLGDGPQRIHGLPYCKNDWILNLDADEILAEDAEKFILSGQYEKQNFDVYAFSLYNYMGCKLINFAGWYPDKTSRFFNKQTASPSKDSVHQKVLGNNKTHLKVHIHHYAWDCFGQFISKKNLYSTWHAQQLYDQNKRVNSFKPLLNGTVSFIRCYFFKKGFLHGLDGFTFSATQAFFSYMKYAKLLKLQKQNK, from the coding sequence ATGGAAATTAGTGGATTGGTAATAACGTATAATGAAGAAAAAAACATTGGTAAATGTATTGATGCGCTGTTCAGGGTTTGTAACGAAGTAATTGTTGTAGATTCGTTAAGTACAGATAATACAGTGAAAATTGCCGAAGAAAAAGGGGCTAAGGTTGTTTTGCAGAGCTTTTTAGGTGACGGACCTCAGAGAATTCACGGTCTTCCTTATTGTAAAAATGACTGGATTTTAAATTTAGATGCGGATGAGATTTTGGCCGAAGATGCGGAGAAATTTATATTATCAGGTCAATATGAAAAACAAAATTTTGATGTGTATGCCTTTTCTCTGTATAATTATATGGGCTGTAAGCTGATTAATTTCGCAGGTTGGTACCCGGATAAAACTTCACGATTTTTTAACAAACAAACTGCTTCTCCTTCAAAAGATAGTGTTCATCAAAAAGTTTTGGGTAATAATAAGACCCATTTAAAAGTTCATATTCATCATTATGCCTGGGACTGTTTCGGACAATTTATCAGTAAGAAAAATTTATACTCGACCTGGCATGCTCAGCAGCTTTACGATCAGAATAAAAGAGTAAACAGTTTTAAGCCTTTGTTAAATGGCACAGTTTCTTTTATTAGATGTTATTTCTTTAAAAAAGGTTTTTTGCATGGATTAGACGGTTTTACATTTTCGGCGACTCAGGCTTTTTTTTCGTATATGAAGTATGCTAAGCTTTTGAAACTTCAAAAACAGAACAAGTAA